One genomic segment of Candidatus Fukatsuia endosymbiont of Tuberolachnus salignus includes these proteins:
- a CDS encoding PTS mannose/fructose/sorbose transporter subunit IIC, with the protein MEITTLQIVLIFIVASIAGMGSILDEFQFHRPLIACTLMGLVLGDLKTGIIVGGTLEMIALGWMNIGAAMAPDAAMASIISTILVIKGGQSIGAGIALAIPLAAAGQVLTIIFRTLTVAFQHAADSAARRGSLRTITGLHIAALFLQAMRVAIPASIVALSIGTAQVQSLLHSIPPVITGGLNIAGGIIVVVGYAMVINMMRAGYLMPFFYLGFVTAAFTQFNLVALGIIGVVMAILYIQLSPKYNQSQGKQSAVADPLDNELD; encoded by the coding sequence ATGGAGATCACAACCCTCCAGATTGTGCTGATATTTATCGTTGCATCTATTGCAGGAATGGGATCCATTCTGGATGAATTCCAGTTTCACCGCCCACTTATCGCCTGTACCTTGATGGGTCTGGTTCTCGGTGATCTCAAAACAGGGATCATCGTCGGTGGTACTTTGGAAATGATCGCCCTGGGCTGGATGAATATCGGTGCCGCTATGGCACCAGATGCCGCTATGGCCTCCATTATTTCCACTATTTTAGTGATCAAAGGAGGACAAAGTATCGGTGCAGGTATTGCGTTAGCCATTCCTCTGGCGGCAGCGGGTCAAGTATTAACCATTATTTTTCGTACTCTTACCGTTGCCTTTCAACACGCCGCCGACAGTGCTGCAAGGCGGGGAAGCTTAAGGACGATCACCGGCTTGCATATTGCCGCATTATTTTTGCAAGCCATGCGGGTCGCTATCCCGGCGTCGATCGTCGCTTTATCCATCGGCACAGCTCAGGTTCAATCATTACTCCATTCTATTCCCCCCGTTATCACCGGTGGGCTTAATATAGCGGGAGGTATCATTGTCGTAGTGGGCTACGCAATGGTCATCAACATGATGCGTGCAGGTTATCTAATGCCGTTCTTTTATTTAGGTTTCGTCACTGCTGCCTTTACCCAATTTAATTTGGTTGCATTAGGTATCATTGGTGTCGTCATGGCTATTCTCTATATTCAGCTCAGTCCGAAATATAATCAATCTCAGGGAAAACAATCTGCCGTGGCGGATCCGCTTGATAATGAATTAGATTAA
- a CDS encoding PTS mannose transporter subunit IID, with translation MVDTVTTNSDMSEKKLTPGDIRGVILRANLFQGSWNFERMQALGFCFSMVPAIRRLYPENSEERKQAIKRHLEFFNTHPYVAAPVLGVTLAMEEQRANGAPIDDAAINSIKVGLMGPLAGVGDPIFWGTVRPIFAALGAGIAMTASLLGPILFFVLFNFLRLLTLYYGITYGYKKGINIVNDIDGGLLKKLTEGASILGLFIMGALVNKWAHLDIPIVISNIADQNGQNKITTVQTILDQLMPGLVPLLLTFFCMWLLRRKINALWIIVGFFAIGIFGYWAGFLAA, from the coding sequence ATGGTTGACACAGTCACGACAAATAGTGATATGAGTGAAAAAAAACTTACCCCTGGCGATATACGTGGCGTTATCCTACGTGCGAACCTTTTTCAAGGGTCGTGGAACTTCGAACGTATGCAAGCACTGGGTTTCTGTTTTTCCATGGTACCGGCAATCCGACGCCTGTATCCCGAAAATTCAGAAGAACGCAAACAGGCGATCAAACGTCATCTTGAATTCTTCAATACCCATCCTTATGTAGCAGCACCGGTACTCGGTGTCACACTCGCGATGGAAGAACAACGGGCGAATGGCGCTCCCATCGACGATGCAGCGATAAACAGTATCAAGGTTGGTTTGATGGGACCTTTGGCAGGGGTGGGAGACCCGATTTTCTGGGGAACGGTACGTCCAATATTTGCCGCCCTTGGTGCCGGTATAGCGATGACAGCAAGTTTACTTGGACCGATACTCTTCTTTGTTCTCTTTAATTTTTTACGTTTACTGACTCTCTACTACGGTATAACCTATGGTTACAAAAAAGGAATTAACATTGTTAATGATATCGACGGGGGCTTGTTAAAAAAATTGACCGAAGGGGCTTCCATCCTCGGTTTATTTATTATGGGTGCTTTGGTTAACAAATGGGCGCACCTCGATATACCGATTGTCATCTCTAACATTGCCGATCAAAACGGCCAAAACAAAATCACCACGGTACAAACCATCCTAGATCAACTAATGCCGGGTCTTGTCCCACTGCTATTAACTTTCTTTTGTATGTGGTTGTTACGCCGAAAAATTAATGCATTGTGGATCATCGTGGGGTTTTTTGCCATTGGTATCTTTGGTTACTGGGCGGGGTTTCTCGCTGCTTAA
- the cspE gene encoding transcription antiterminator/RNA stability regulator CspE: protein MAKIKGQVKWFNESKGFGFITPDDGSKDVFVHFSAIQGNGFKTLAEGQKVEFEIQDGQKGPSAANVYAV, encoded by the coding sequence ATGGCAAAGATAAAAGGTCAAGTTAAGTGGTTCAACGAGTCTAAGGGGTTTGGTTTTATTACGCCAGATGATGGCAGTAAAGATGTGTTTGTACACTTCTCTGCAATTCAGGGTAACGGGTTTAAAACTTTAGCGGAAGGCCAGAAGGTAGAATTTGAGATCCAGGATGGGCAGAAAGGCCCTTCCGCAGCAAATGTTTATGCTGTCTGA
- a CDS encoding DUF2627 domain-containing protein: MCGIFSKEVLSKSVIVGYLFSVDLYLSVSNSNDSSLSI, translated from the coding sequence ATATGTGGCATTTTCAGTAAAGAAGTTCTGAGTAAAAGCGTTATCGTTGGATATCTTTTCTCTGTTGATCTTTATCTTAGTGTCTCAAACAGTAACGACTCAAGTTTGTCTATTTAA
- a CDS encoding amino acid permease — protein MEQQLQDLTLKRGLKNRHIQLIALGGAIGTGLFLGIAQTIKMAGPSVLLGYAIGGLIAFLIMRQLGEMVVEEPVSGSFSHFAYKYWGNFAGFLSGWNYWAMFILVGMAELTAVGIYIQYWWPEIPTWVSAAAFFVLINLINLINVRLYGETEFWFAMIKVMAIIGMIFFGGYLLIFGYGGPTASITNLWDQGGFLPHGVSGLVMAMAIIMFSFGGLEMVGMTAAEAENPRSSIPKAVNQVVYRILIFYIGSLTVLLSLYPWTKVIEGGSPFVMIFHELDSFWVATILNVVVLTAALSVYNSGVYCNSRMLFSLAARGNAPKVLARVNKHGVPVLSVLFSALATSVGVLINYLIPGKAFELLMALVVSTLVINWLMICLAHLKFRKAKIREGVEPGFKAICYPYGNYICLVFLALILVIMYLTEGIRISVLLIPLWVGALWCGFLLTGCKDKNRFTTIKDPDGV, from the coding sequence ATGGAACAGCAATTACAGGATTTAACACTAAAACGTGGATTAAAAAATCGGCATATTCAACTTATTGCTTTGGGTGGTGCCATTGGTACGGGGCTATTTCTTGGTATCGCACAAACGATCAAGATGGCTGGTCCGTCAGTACTTTTGGGGTATGCGATCGGGGGTCTTATCGCTTTTTTGATTATGCGTCAATTAGGTGAAATGGTTGTCGAAGAACCAGTATCAGGATCATTTAGCCATTTTGCCTATAAATATTGGGGTAATTTTGCTGGTTTTTTATCTGGCTGGAATTATTGGGCGATGTTTATTTTGGTCGGCATGGCTGAGCTAACTGCGGTGGGTATTTATATCCAGTATTGGTGGCCTGAAATACCGACTTGGGTTTCTGCCGCCGCTTTTTTTGTACTGATTAATCTAATTAATTTGATTAATGTGCGCCTGTATGGTGAAACTGAATTTTGGTTCGCGATGATTAAGGTTATGGCGATCATTGGTATGATTTTTTTTGGTGGCTACCTATTAATCTTTGGTTACGGTGGACCTACTGCGTCGATCACTAACCTATGGGATCAGGGCGGGTTTCTGCCACATGGTGTCAGTGGATTAGTGATGGCGATGGCGATTATCATGTTTTCTTTTGGTGGTCTGGAGATGGTGGGGATGACTGCTGCAGAAGCAGAGAACCCACGCAGTAGTATTCCTAAAGCCGTCAATCAGGTAGTTTATCGTATTCTTATCTTTTATATTGGTTCGCTGACGGTACTGTTATCGCTTTATCCTTGGACTAAAGTGATTGAAGGAGGTAGTCCTTTTGTGATGATTTTTCACGAACTGGATAGTTTCTGGGTGGCGACGATCCTGAATGTGGTGGTATTGACTGCGGCGTTATCGGTATATAACAGCGGGGTTTACTGTAATAGTCGAATGCTGTTTAGTCTTGCTGCGAGAGGGAATGCTCCGAAAGTGCTAGCAAGGGTGAACAAACATGGGGTTCCGGTTTTATCTGTGTTGTTTTCAGCGTTGGCAACGTCTGTCGGCGTCTTGATTAATTATCTGATCCCAGGTAAGGCATTTGAGTTACTTATGGCGTTGGTGGTATCGACGCTGGTGATTAACTGGCTGATGATTTGCTTGGCACACCTGAAATTCCGTAAGGCAAAAATACGCGAGGGTGTCGAGCCTGGTTTTAAAGCAATTTGTTATCCTTATGGTAATTATATTTGCCTCGTTTTTCTTGCGTTGATTTTAGTGATCATGTATTTGACCGAAGGTATTCGTATTTCAGTGCTGCTGATACCTTTATGGGTGGGGGCATTGTGGTGTGGTTTCCTGCTGACAGGATGTAAGGATAAAAATAGGTTTACGACAATTAAGGATCCTGATGGGGTTTAA
- a CDS encoding PA4780 family RIO1-like protein kinase, with the protein MKIPKRIQPLVDDGLVDEVIRRLKSGKEADVYVVRCGSEIRCAKVYKEAEDRSFKQAVQYKEGRKVRNSRSARAMAKGSKFGRKQQEETWQTAEVDALYLLASAGVRVPQPYGCIDGVLLMELITDEAGLAAPRLSDVFLTTEQATADYGVMIQSVVRMLCCGLVHGDLSEFNILIDSNGPVIIDLPQVVNAAANNHAKSMLERDVNNLTLFYGHFAPELLARKDAKEMWALYQDGKLHPETQLTGCFVEDTKTADVGALMAEIKAVIAEEEERQRISQSQDYD; encoded by the coding sequence ATGAAAATTCCAAAACGAATCCAACCTCTGGTTGACGATGGCTTGGTTGATGAAGTCATCCGCCGATTAAAAAGCGGCAAAGAGGCCGACGTCTATGTCGTCCGCTGTGGTTCTGAGATCCGTTGCGCAAAAGTCTACAAAGAGGCAGAAGACCGCAGCTTCAAACAAGCTGTACAATATAAAGAGGGGCGCAAAGTGCGTAATAGCCGTAGCGCACGAGCGATGGCTAAAGGATCTAAATTTGGTCGAAAACAACAAGAAGAAACCTGGCAAACAGCCGAAGTCGATGCGCTCTACCTGCTCGCTAGCGCCGGTGTTCGAGTCCCCCAACCTTATGGCTGTATTGATGGTGTTTTACTGATGGAACTGATTACCGATGAAGCGGGCCTGGCAGCACCACGCTTAAGCGATGTTTTCCTGACCACCGAACAAGCCACTGCCGACTATGGCGTTATGATCCAATCGGTAGTACGCATGTTGTGCTGCGGGTTAGTTCATGGTGATCTTTCTGAATTTAATATACTAATCGACAGTAACGGTCCAGTTATTATCGATTTACCTCAGGTCGTCAATGCCGCAGCCAATAACCACGCAAAATCCATGCTAGAAAGAGATGTCAATAATTTAACCCTTTTTTATGGTCACTTTGCTCCAGAGTTGCTCGCTCGTAAAGACGCCAAAGAAATGTGGGCGTTATACCAGGATGGAAAATTACATCCTGAGACTCAATTAACCGGTTGTTTTGTAGAAGACACTAAAACTGCTGACGTGGGTGCTTTGATGGCAGAAATTAAAGCAGTCATTGCTGAAGAAGAAGAGCGCCAACGCATATCACAGTCACAAGACTACGATTGA
- a CDS encoding CesT family type III secretion system chaperone — MMTNFPDAVQQLFRRLSLEEPKDNSGLVSLKVGEQGIHITEYPKNKILMFCHIDQAKIDGIPVLFQQNMFSEISLKPILAQEDVNHDWVLWNRQDLNKSSVESLYQQLELLSYSSDQILSGDVTAGKKIPSQGMTMSTRHWYQS; from the coding sequence ATGATGACTAATTTTCCTGATGCCGTACAACAATTATTTCGTCGCCTTTCACTTGAGGAGCCAAAGGATAATTCTGGTCTTGTCAGCCTGAAAGTGGGTGAGCAGGGGATCCATATTACAGAGTATCCGAAGAATAAGATCTTGATGTTTTGCCATATTGATCAGGCAAAAATTGATGGTATACCTGTATTATTCCAGCAAAATATGTTCAGCGAAATTTCATTAAAACCGATCCTGGCACAGGAAGATGTTAACCATGACTGGGTGTTGTGGAATCGGCAAGATCTTAATAAAAGTAGCGTGGAAAGTTTATATCAACAGCTTGAATTATTAAGTTATTCTAGCGACCAGATTTTATCTGGTGATGTGACAGCAGGAAAAAAAATACCATCACAAGGTATGACAATGAGTACCAGACATTGGTACCAAAGTTAG
- a CDS encoding HlyD family type I secretion periplasmic adaptor subunit codes for MKFISQWIAKWRDKQQQAARTRDEYDFLPAYLDIVERPAAPWARRTAWAIALFLLLVLFWSIVGKLDIHATALGRVIVADHSKVVQPLEQGVVVAINVRDGERVHEGQVLIELNPVGIDAEVRNIKQQLMHRRLERARLTALLTDDPLANFTPPADSEPHLIETRLALLRRELDEMNAELKRQDVELAVNQANYQAVEQKIGSQQRLLKNIERRLQAHRTLAKTQAIAEVELLKEEREYLNAKAELSALDGQQSILLSQQQSYIQGKQRFLAEKKRDYRERLNKASEVISQLTQEQIKIVERQNLQTLKAPVDGVVQQLEVHTLGGVVTPAQQLMVVVPENNELELDAMLLNKDVGFVLPGQPVEVKVDSFPYTRYGTLAGEVKHVSRDAVDDPKQGLVFPVRVRLLTDTLVVDGKPVRLSAGMSVSAEIKTGRRRVIDYLLSPLQQYQSEALRER; via the coding sequence ATGAAATTTATTTCCCAGTGGATAGCGAAATGGCGTGATAAGCAGCAGCAAGCCGCTCGCACTCGTGATGAATATGATTTTTTGCCTGCTTATTTGGACATCGTTGAACGTCCGGCAGCGCCTTGGGCACGTCGTACCGCTTGGGCTATCGCCTTATTTTTATTATTGGTCTTGTTCTGGTCAATAGTAGGTAAGTTGGATATTCATGCAACGGCGTTAGGTCGCGTCATTGTGGCTGATCATTCCAAAGTTGTTCAACCGTTAGAACAAGGTGTGGTGGTCGCCATTAATGTCCGCGACGGCGAGCGCGTGCATGAAGGGCAGGTATTGATTGAACTGAATCCGGTGGGGATTGATGCTGAAGTGCGTAATATAAAGCAACAACTTATGCATCGTAGGCTGGAGAGAGCCCGTTTAACTGCGTTGCTGACTGACGATCCTTTGGCTAATTTTACACCGCCGGCAGACAGTGAACCGCATTTAATCGAGACGCGGCTTGCTTTGCTAAGACGTGAACTGGATGAAATGAATGCCGAGTTAAAACGTCAAGATGTGGAATTGGCGGTAAATCAGGCTAATTATCAGGCGGTAGAGCAAAAGATCGGCAGTCAGCAAAGGCTATTAAAAAATATTGAAAGACGTTTACAAGCTCATCGTACACTGGCTAAAACACAGGCGATTGCTGAAGTAGAACTGCTGAAAGAAGAACGAGAGTATCTCAACGCCAAAGCCGAATTGAGTGCGCTTGACGGTCAGCAATCGATATTACTCTCGCAACAACAAAGTTATATACAGGGTAAACAACGTTTTCTGGCAGAAAAGAAACGTGATTACCGTGAGCGCTTAAATAAGGCGAGTGAGGTGATTAGTCAGCTGACTCAAGAGCAAATTAAAATTGTTGAACGGCAAAATTTGCAAACGTTAAAAGCACCGGTGGATGGTGTGGTACAGCAACTGGAAGTACATACCCTGGGTGGCGTGGTGACGCCGGCTCAACAACTGATGGTGGTGGTGCCGGAAAATAACGAGCTGGAGCTAGATGCCATGCTATTAAACAAGGATGTGGGTTTTGTTTTGCCTGGTCAGCCGGTTGAAGTCAAGGTAGACAGTTTTCCCTACACTCGTTACGGCACTCTGGCGGGGGAAGTGAAACACGTTTCCCGCGATGCGGTTGATGATCCTAAACAGGGATTGGTGTTTCCAGTTCGCGTCCGTTTACTCACTGACACCTTGGTAGTGGATGGAAAACCCGTACGGTTGTCAGCGGGAATGTCAGTCAGTGCGGAGATCAAAACGGGTAGGCGACGAGTGATTGATTACCTGCTAAGCCCGTTGCAACAATATCAGTCTGAAGCATTGAGGGAGCGTTAA
- a CDS encoding peptidase domain-containing ABC transporter, with protein MDNHIFSALICAARLLRLAGLHPISTEEFSSNNNIETDSVASQKQLQKHLSQFAAPLSARFRLQKLPLEKLRPEHLPMAFRDREGKFILLARINEEQALLQYSDTDQPQIIDRAELGNLWGGLCVLCKQSRFDIRWFIPAFLRHRNQLIQVLLLSLLLQLLALIAPLFFQVVMDKVLVHNALATLDVLVITLVVVGIFEVVLKSLREYLFAHTTTRVDIQLGGKLFHHLVRLPLSYFKQRHVGNIVARVRELDSIREFITGSALTLCVDVLFSVVLFVVMWMISPYLTLVTLAAIPFFVLLAALTTKPLQKRVEELCGFAAQNGSFLTETVSGVETVKSLALEPRMQHRWEQQTRDFAQSNFRVQNLQNFSSQTAQLLQKTTGALVIVLGAYQVMDIHLSIGQLIAFNMLLVQAMLPMTKLVDLWQQSIRAQVGLSLLADMLTLPIEQAVGDVQPLEPVKGDIRLENVLFRYRPDLDLVLRQFTLHIRAGEHIGLVGPSGSGKSTVARLLQRLYSAEQGSITLDGCPISSFPPSFLRRQVGVVMQESYLFNRTVRENIAHSCPTAPLEDVVKAARLAGADEFILALPLGYDTVLSEGGASLSGGQRQRIAIARALLADPRILIFDEATSALDDESQEKIQKNMAKIVASRTVITIAHRLSTVRQCHRIAVLEQGVVTELAHHDELLRLKGSYARLWQQQVSFSAEEAK; from the coding sequence ATGGACAATCATATTTTTTCCGCGCTGATCTGTGCTGCGAGGTTATTACGCCTCGCAGGATTACACCCGATTAGTACTGAAGAATTTAGCAGCAACAATAATATTGAAACGGATTCTGTTGCTTCACAAAAGCAATTGCAAAAGCATTTAAGTCAGTTCGCTGCTCCTTTATCCGCCCGCTTTCGGTTGCAAAAACTGCCATTAGAAAAATTAAGGCCGGAACATTTGCCAATGGCATTTCGCGATCGGGAAGGGAAATTTATATTGTTAGCACGAATAAATGAAGAGCAAGCATTATTACAATATTCAGATACCGATCAGCCACAAATAATAGATCGTGCTGAATTAGGCAATTTATGGGGTGGATTATGTGTGTTATGTAAACAATCACGCTTTGATATTCGTTGGTTTATTCCGGCTTTTCTTCGCCATCGCAATCAGTTAATTCAAGTATTATTGTTATCGTTGTTATTACAATTATTGGCGTTAATTGCGCCACTTTTTTTTCAGGTGGTGATGGATAAGGTATTGGTGCATAACGCCTTGGCGACGTTAGATGTGTTGGTGATTACGCTGGTGGTGGTCGGCATATTTGAAGTCGTACTCAAAAGTTTGCGTGAATATTTATTTGCCCATACTACCACTCGCGTTGATATTCAACTTGGCGGTAAATTATTCCATCATTTGGTCCGTTTACCTTTGAGTTATTTCAAACAGCGGCATGTTGGCAATATTGTGGCCCGGGTACGGGAATTAGATAGCATTCGTGAGTTTATTACCGGTTCGGCGTTGACATTATGTGTAGATGTGCTGTTCTCGGTGGTGCTTTTTGTCGTGATGTGGATGATTTCACCTTACCTGACTCTAGTGACCTTAGCTGCCATTCCCTTCTTTGTATTACTGGCGGCACTGACCACCAAACCATTGCAAAAGAGGGTGGAGGAACTCTGCGGTTTTGCTGCGCAAAATGGCTCCTTTCTAACGGAAACGGTTTCAGGGGTAGAAACCGTGAAAAGTCTGGCGTTAGAACCACGGATGCAGCACCGTTGGGAGCAACAGACCCGGGATTTTGCTCAATCAAACTTTCGAGTACAAAATTTACAAAATTTTAGTAGCCAAACAGCGCAATTATTACAAAAAACCACAGGCGCGCTGGTTATTGTCTTGGGTGCGTATCAGGTGATGGACATTCATCTCAGTATTGGACAGTTGATCGCTTTCAATATGCTGTTAGTGCAGGCGATGTTACCGATGACCAAACTGGTTGATCTGTGGCAGCAAAGTATTCGTGCTCAAGTAGGTTTATCACTGTTGGCAGACATGCTGACGTTACCTATTGAACAGGCCGTGGGCGATGTTCAGCCACTGGAACCGGTTAAGGGTGATATCAGGTTAGAAAATGTGCTTTTTCGCTATCGACCCGATCTCGATCTCGTGCTACGTCAATTTACCTTACATATCCGTGCGGGCGAACATATTGGGTTAGTGGGGCCTTCTGGATCGGGTAAAAGTACCGTTGCCCGTTTGTTACAACGGCTATATAGCGCTGAACAAGGGAGTATTACCCTCGATGGTTGCCCGATAAGTTCTTTTCCACCCAGTTTTTTACGGCGTCAAGTGGGGGTGGTGATGCAAGAAAGTTATCTGTTTAACCGTACGGTGAGGGAAAATATCGCTCATTCCTGTCCCACTGCGCCACTGGAAGATGTCGTTAAGGCGGCACGTTTGGCAGGTGCGGATGAATTCATTTTAGCGCTCCCTTTAGGTTATGACACGGTTTTATCGGAAGGGGGCGCTTCACTTTCGGGTGGACAACGCCAACGCATTGCTATTGCTCGTGCGTTGTTGGCTGATCCACGTATCCTGATATTTGATGAAGCGACCAGTGCATTGGATGATGAATCTCAAGAAAAAATACAGAAAAATATGGCGAAAATTGTCGCCAGCCGAACCGTGATCACCATCGCACATCGTTTATCTACTGTACGTCAATGTCATCGCATTGCGGTACTTGAACAGGGTGTGGTCACTGAACTGGCTCATCATGACGAATTACTCCGATTAAAAGGGAGTTACGCCCGTTTATGGCAACAACAGGTTAGTTTTAGCGCAGAGGAAGCCAAATGA
- the rsxA gene encoding electron transport complex subunit RsxA, whose amino-acid sequence MTEYLLLFIGTVLVNNFVLVKFLGLCPFMGVSKKLETAIGMGLATTFVLTLASICSWMVNSFILLPLGLVYLRTLTFILVIAVVVQFTELMVRKTSPVLYRLLGIFLPLITTNCAVLGVALLNINQSHNFLQSAVYGFSAAVGFSLVMVLFAAIRERLALADVPLPFRGPPIALITAGLMSLAFMGFTGLVKF is encoded by the coding sequence ATGACAGAATACTTACTCCTTTTTATTGGTACCGTTTTGGTAAATAATTTCGTACTGGTCAAGTTCCTTGGCCTGTGCCCATTCATGGGAGTTTCCAAAAAACTGGAGACGGCCATTGGTATGGGGTTAGCTACCACTTTTGTGTTAACACTGGCGTCGATTTGTTCCTGGATGGTAAACAGCTTTATCCTGTTACCTTTGGGTCTGGTGTATTTGCGTACACTGACTTTTATTCTGGTTATTGCCGTGGTGGTGCAATTCACTGAGCTGATGGTACGTAAAACCAGCCCCGTGTTGTATCGACTACTGGGGATATTTTTACCCTTGATCACCACCAATTGTGCTGTACTGGGTGTCGCTTTACTGAATATCAATCAATCCCATAATTTCCTGCAGTCTGCAGTTTACGGTTTCAGTGCTGCCGTCGGCTTTTCTTTGGTAATGGTACTCTTTGCGGCCATCCGTGAAAGACTGGCACTCGCCGATGTCCCGTTGCCCTTTCGAGGCCCGCCCATCGCATTAATCACCGCCGGATTGATGTCGTTGGCATTTATGGGCTTTACGGGCTTGGTGAAATTTTGA
- the rsxB gene encoding electron transport complex subunit RsxB encodes MSSLWLAIAALSVLALLCGGILGFAARRFQVKQDPIIEQVDKLLPQSQCGQCSYPGCRPYAEAVANNGEKINKCAPGGEQVMLKLAALLGVEPQPLDGDESVTHPPRKVAFIDESNCIGCTKCIQACPVDAIVGATRAMHTVLTDFCTGCDLCVAPCPTDCIEMRPVITTTANWKWDLTRIPVKTVPIETHSTKTSLIETAPIKNKPSHPIAVKIIDTEQHV; translated from the coding sequence ATGTCGTCGTTATGGCTTGCTATTGCCGCTTTAAGCGTATTGGCGCTGCTCTGTGGGGGCATTCTGGGATTCGCTGCGCGGCGCTTTCAAGTAAAGCAAGATCCTATTATTGAGCAGGTTGATAAACTTCTGCCACAAAGCCAGTGTGGTCAATGTAGCTACCCGGGTTGTCGTCCTTATGCTGAAGCGGTAGCAAATAACGGTGAAAAAATTAACAAATGCGCCCCCGGCGGCGAACAGGTGATGCTGAAACTGGCAGCGTTGCTAGGTGTAGAACCACAACCGCTTGATGGTGATGAAAGCGTGACTCATCCGCCACGTAAAGTCGCTTTTATTGATGAAAGCAATTGCATCGGCTGTACAAAATGCATTCAAGCTTGCCCCGTTGATGCTATCGTTGGGGCCACTCGCGCCATGCATACCGTACTAACCGATTTTTGTACCGGTTGTGATCTCTGTGTTGCCCCCTGCCCCACCGATTGTATTGAAATGAGGCCCGTTATCACCACTACCGCTAATTGGAAGTGGGATCTGACTCGTATCCCGGTAAAAACAGTCCCTATAGAAACTCACTCTACAAAAACCAGCCTTATAGAAACGGCTCCAATAAAAAACAAGCCATCTCATCCCATTGCAGTAAAAATAATAGATACGGAGCAACATGTTTAA